One region of Streptomyces sp. CG4 genomic DNA includes:
- a CDS encoding DUF4429 domain-containing protein — MAEIIQRDGTWAFDGSTIRITPGLHRCVPLFRQTYGEISVPLEAVSDVGYEPERRRGRLRLRLREGADPLLQATGGRLPDPADPYRLTVAADRGGVAEYVAEEIRHALLLERIPKVPTTAYLLPGPPVPVSVRTSDGTVSFDGTQVRIDWADSSDRVKRATGPRIIALRELLQVEWLPNSGFEDGFLRFVTPETVFSKLPPERDPYTLDLWGSVRRDLLTALVATAVTTRLPHPSTRAGGAADGRGRQRPVVPAQTDHHDVLLRRLRELGALHRDGVLTDEEFTRTKAAVLRGFG; from the coding sequence ATGGCCGAGATCATCCAGCGGGACGGGACCTGGGCCTTCGACGGCAGCACGATCCGGATCACCCCCGGACTGCACCGCTGCGTGCCGCTGTTCCGGCAGACGTACGGGGAGATCTCCGTACCGCTGGAAGCGGTCTCGGACGTCGGATACGAACCCGAGCGCAGGCGCGGCCGGTTGCGGCTGCGGCTGCGCGAGGGCGCCGATCCGCTGCTGCAGGCGACGGGCGGGCGGCTGCCGGACCCGGCCGACCCGTACCGGCTGACGGTGGCCGCGGATCGCGGCGGGGTCGCGGAGTACGTCGCGGAGGAGATCCGGCACGCCCTGCTGCTGGAGCGGATCCCCAAGGTGCCCACGACCGCCTATCTGCTGCCGGGCCCGCCGGTGCCGGTGTCCGTGCGGACCTCCGACGGCACGGTCTCCTTCGACGGCACGCAGGTGCGCATCGACTGGGCCGACTCCTCCGACCGGGTCAAACGCGCGACCGGCCCGCGGATCATCGCCCTGCGCGAGCTGCTGCAGGTGGAGTGGCTGCCCAACTCCGGGTTCGAGGACGGCTTTCTGCGGTTCGTGACGCCGGAGACGGTGTTCTCCAAGCTGCCGCCCGAGCGGGACCCCTACACCCTGGATCTGTGGGGCAGCGTGCGGCGGGATCTGCTGACCGCGCTGGTCGCGACGGCCGTCACCACCCGGCTGCCGCATCCCTCCACGCGTGCGGGCGGCGCCGCGGACGGCCGGGGCCGGCAGCGGCCGGTCGTACCGGCGCAGACCGACCACCATGACGTACTGCTGCGCCGGCTGCGGGAGTTGGGCGCGCTGCACCGGGACGGGGTGCTCACGGACGAGGAGTTCACGCGGACCAAGGCCGCCGTGCTCAGAGGCTTCGGCTGA
- a CDS encoding class II aldolase/adducin family protein — MHGPTPPLPLPTDQLQFAMPPMHDSVEDERRHRKERLAGALRIFGRAGLEDGVSGHITARDPEHTDCFWVNPFGMPFKHVTVGDLVLANQDGQVVEGRYHVNQAAFTVHAQVHAARPDVVAVAHCHSVHGRALAALGELIDPITQESCAFYEDVALYDGYTGVTVDIEEGRRIAGALGSRKALVLRNHGLLTVGDSVDAAAWWFLSMERSCQVQLMARAAGRPVLIDHKLAVATREQLGGDLVAWINYQPLWQDISRSEPDLLS, encoded by the coding sequence ATGCACGGGCCCACCCCGCCCCTGCCGCTGCCCACCGACCAGCTGCAGTTCGCCATGCCGCCGATGCACGACTCGGTCGAGGACGAGCGCCGGCACCGCAAGGAGCGGCTCGCTGGAGCCCTGCGGATCTTCGGGCGGGCCGGGCTCGAGGACGGGGTCTCCGGCCACATCACCGCACGCGATCCGGAACACACCGACTGCTTCTGGGTCAACCCGTTCGGGATGCCGTTCAAGCACGTGACCGTCGGCGATCTCGTCCTCGCCAACCAGGACGGGCAGGTCGTCGAGGGCCGCTATCACGTCAACCAGGCCGCGTTCACCGTGCATGCCCAGGTCCACGCCGCCCGCCCCGACGTCGTCGCCGTGGCCCACTGCCACTCGGTGCACGGCCGCGCCCTCGCCGCGCTCGGCGAGCTGATCGACCCCATCACCCAGGAGAGCTGCGCCTTCTACGAGGACGTGGCCCTCTACGACGGCTACACCGGTGTCACCGTCGACATCGAGGAAGGCCGCCGGATCGCCGGGGCGCTCGGTTCCCGCAAGGCGCTCGTGCTGCGCAACCACGGACTGCTCACCGTCGGCGACTCGGTGGACGCGGCCGCCTGGTGGTTCCTGTCCATGGAGCGGTCCTGCCAGGTGCAGCTGATGGCGAGGGCGGCCGGCCGCCCCGTCCTCATCGACCACAAACTGGCCGTCGCCACCCGCGAACAGCTCGGCGGCGACCTGGTGGCCTGGATCAACTACCAGCCCCTGTGGCAGGACATCAGCCGCAGCGAGCCGGACCTGCTCAGCTGA
- a CDS encoding pyridoxamine 5'-phosphate oxidase family protein codes for MTHVNWAAFTTAAPELAAIVEKRFGAFRHHVLATLRRDGSPRTSGLEADFRAGELWLGMMDGSLKALDLRRDPRFALQANPGDGADMAGGDVRIAGRAYEVVGTAVKEAYVKEVEPPQPFHLFRTELTEVVRTYVEDEKYLVVQVWKPGEPVRTLRRT; via the coding sequence ATGACCCATGTGAACTGGGCGGCCTTCACCACGGCCGCACCCGAACTGGCCGCGATCGTCGAGAAGCGCTTCGGCGCCTTCCGTCATCACGTCCTCGCGACCCTGCGCAGGGACGGCTCGCCGCGCACCAGCGGCCTGGAGGCCGACTTCCGCGCGGGCGAGCTGTGGCTCGGCATGATGGACGGTTCCCTCAAGGCCCTCGATCTGCGCCGCGACCCGCGCTTCGCGCTCCAGGCGAATCCCGGCGACGGCGCGGACATGGCCGGCGGGGACGTGCGGATCGCGGGACGGGCGTACGAGGTCGTCGGTACGGCGGTGAAGGAGGCGTACGTGAAAGAGGTGGAACCGCCGCAGCCGTTCCACCTCTTCCGCACCGAGTTGACGGAGGTCGTACGGACCTACGTCGAGGACGAGAAGTACCTCGTCGTCCAGGTCTGGAAGCCCGGAGAGCCGGTGCGGACTCTCCGGCGGACCTGA
- the guaA gene encoding glutamine-hydrolyzing GMP synthase yields MSSATPAAAAPDTVLVVDFGAQYAQLIARRVREARVYSEIVPSTMPVAEMLAKNPAAIILSGGPSSVYEEGAPRLDRALFEAGVPVFGMCYGFQLMAQVLGGTVDNTGAREYGRTDLHVSRTSSTLFEGTPAEQHVWMSHGDACSAAPEGFAVTASTDVVPVAAFENDEKKLYGVQYHPEVMHSTHGQQVLEHFLYRGAGLTPSWTTGNVIEEQVAAIREQVGDKRAICGLSGGVDSAVAAALVARAIGDQLTCVYVDHGLMRKGETEQVEKDFVAATGVKLVVVDAEERFLTALKGVSDPEEKRKIIGREFIRVFEQAQAEIIADEGPAVEFLVQGTLYPDVVESGGGTGTANIKSHHNVGGLPEDLEFQLIEPLRKLFKDEVRMVGQELGLPEEIVQRQPFPGPGLGIRIVGEVTKERLDLLRDADAIAREELTAAGLDRDIWQCPVVLLADVRSVGVQGDGRTYGHPIVLRPVSSEDAMTADWSRLPYDVLARISTRITNEVRDVNRVVLDVTSKPPGTIEWE; encoded by the coding sequence GTGTCATCAGCGACTCCCGCTGCCGCCGCCCCCGACACCGTCCTGGTCGTCGACTTCGGCGCGCAGTACGCCCAGCTCATCGCCCGTCGCGTCCGCGAGGCCCGGGTCTACAGCGAGATCGTGCCGAGCACCATGCCGGTCGCGGAGATGCTCGCCAAGAACCCGGCGGCGATCATCCTGTCCGGCGGACCCTCGTCCGTGTACGAGGAGGGCGCCCCCCGCCTGGACCGCGCGCTCTTCGAGGCCGGCGTCCCCGTCTTCGGCATGTGCTACGGCTTCCAGCTGATGGCACAGGTCCTCGGCGGCACCGTCGACAACACCGGCGCCCGCGAGTACGGCCGTACGGACCTGCACGTCTCCAGGACGTCCTCCACGCTCTTCGAGGGCACCCCGGCCGAGCAGCACGTGTGGATGTCGCACGGCGACGCCTGCTCCGCCGCCCCCGAGGGCTTCGCGGTCACCGCGTCCACGGACGTCGTCCCGGTCGCCGCGTTCGAGAACGACGAGAAGAAGCTCTACGGCGTCCAGTACCACCCCGAGGTCATGCACTCCACGCACGGCCAGCAGGTGCTGGAGCACTTCCTGTACCGCGGCGCGGGCCTGACCCCGTCCTGGACCACGGGCAATGTGATCGAGGAGCAGGTCGCCGCGATCCGCGAGCAGGTCGGCGACAAGCGCGCGATCTGCGGTCTGTCCGGCGGCGTGGACTCCGCCGTCGCCGCCGCCCTCGTCGCGCGCGCCATCGGCGACCAGCTGACCTGCGTGTACGTCGACCACGGCCTGATGCGCAAGGGCGAGACCGAGCAGGTCGAGAAGGACTTCGTGGCCGCGACCGGCGTCAAGCTGGTCGTCGTGGACGCCGAGGAGCGCTTCCTCACCGCGCTCAAGGGCGTCTCGGACCCCGAGGAGAAGCGGAAGATCATCGGCCGCGAGTTCATCCGCGTCTTCGAGCAGGCGCAGGCCGAGATCATCGCCGACGAGGGCCCGGCGGTCGAGTTCCTCGTCCAGGGCACGCTCTACCCCGACGTGGTCGAGTCCGGTGGCGGCACCGGCACCGCCAACATCAAGTCGCACCACAACGTCGGCGGTCTGCCCGAGGACCTCGAGTTCCAGCTGATCGAGCCGCTGCGCAAGCTGTTCAAGGACGAGGTCCGGATGGTCGGCCAGGAGCTGGGCCTGCCGGAGGAGATCGTCCAGCGCCAGCCGTTCCCGGGCCCCGGCCTCGGCATCCGTATCGTCGGCGAGGTCACCAAGGAGCGTCTGGACCTGCTCCGCGACGCCGACGCCATCGCCCGCGAGGAACTGACCGCGGCCGGCCTCGACCGCGACATCTGGCAGTGCCCGGTGGTCCTGCTCGCGGACGTGCGCAGCGTGGGCGTCCAGGGTGACGGCCGCACCTACGGCCACCCGATCGTGCTGCGCCCGGTGTCCTCCGAGGACGCCATGACCGCCGACTGGTCCCGGCTGCCGTACGACGTCCTGGCCCGGATCTCGACCCGGATCACCAACGAGGTCCGGGACGTCAACCGAGTCGTCCTCGACGTGACCTCCAAGCCCCCGGGCACCATCGAGTGGGAGTGA
- a CDS encoding chorismate mutase, with product MTTTTAEATIADARERIDALDDRIIGLIQERMAVSTVVQEARIASGGRRVHLSREMEILGRYREALGKPGTGLAMTLLELCRGRV from the coding sequence GTGACCACCACCACCGCGGAAGCGACCATCGCCGACGCCCGCGAGCGCATCGACGCGCTCGACGACCGGATCATCGGCCTCATCCAGGAGCGGATGGCCGTGTCCACCGTCGTGCAGGAGGCCCGTATCGCCTCGGGCGGCAGGCGGGTGCACCTCTCCCGTGAGATGGAGATCCTCGGCCGCTACCGCGAGGCGCTCGGCAAGCCGGGCACCGGCCTCGCGATGACCCTGCTGGAGCTGTGCCGGGGTCGCGTCTGA
- a CDS encoding GMC oxidoreductase: protein MPQDAYDYDVLVIGSGFGGSVSALRLTEKGYKVGVLEAGRRFTREALPKNSWDLKNYLWAPKLGMYGIQRIHLLGNVMVLAGAGVGGGSLNYANTLYVPPKAFFDDPQWREITDWQEELKPYYDQAQRMLGVRLNPTMTPSDVHLKAAAQRMGVGDTFHLAPVGVFFGDGKDSDGTAKAQPGGQVADPYFGGAGPARNACTECGECMTGCRHGAKNTLNENYLHLAEQAGAVVHPMTTVVSVTDDSRGGYAVATLPTDRKKKGEGRLFTARRVVLAAGTYGTQTLLHRMKAGGQLPYLSERLGDLTRTNSEALVGAQTDNRRYRRATGEPRADFTRGVAITSSIHPDENTHIEPVRYGKGSNSMGGLSILQVPYAEGSSRALAWLANAARHPLLVLRSLSNRRWSERTIIGLVMQSLDNSLTTYLKPGGVGKGLLTARQGHGAPNPKQIKAATEAATALAAEINGFAGSNVGELMGTPLTAHFLGGCPIGDSAETGVIDPYHRVYGHPGISVVDGAAVSANLGVNPSLTITAQAERAMSFWPNKGEEDPRPAPGAAYERLKPVEPQAPAVPAEAFGALRLPFLGMPAVPPKK from the coding sequence GTGCCCCAGGACGCTTACGACTACGACGTCCTCGTCATCGGCTCCGGCTTCGGCGGATCGGTGTCCGCCCTCCGCCTGACAGAAAAGGGCTACAAAGTCGGCGTGCTGGAGGCGGGACGCCGTTTCACCCGTGAAGCCCTGCCCAAGAACTCCTGGGACCTGAAGAACTACCTCTGGGCCCCGAAACTCGGCATGTACGGCATCCAGCGGATCCACCTGCTGGGCAACGTCATGGTCCTCGCGGGCGCAGGCGTCGGCGGCGGCTCGCTCAACTACGCCAACACCCTCTACGTACCGCCGAAGGCCTTCTTCGACGACCCCCAGTGGCGGGAGATCACCGACTGGCAGGAGGAGTTGAAGCCGTACTACGACCAGGCCCAGCGCATGCTCGGCGTACGGCTCAACCCGACCATGACCCCCTCCGACGTGCACCTGAAGGCGGCGGCCCAGCGGATGGGCGTCGGCGACACCTTCCACCTCGCCCCGGTCGGCGTGTTCTTCGGCGACGGCAAGGACTCGGACGGTACGGCGAAGGCGCAGCCGGGCGGGCAGGTCGCCGACCCGTACTTCGGCGGAGCCGGTCCGGCCCGCAACGCCTGTACCGAGTGCGGGGAGTGCATGACCGGCTGCCGGCACGGTGCGAAGAACACCCTGAACGAGAACTACCTCCACCTCGCCGAGCAGGCGGGCGCGGTCGTCCACCCCATGACGACGGTCGTGTCCGTCACGGACGACTCACGGGGCGGGTACGCGGTGGCGACCCTGCCGACGGACCGGAAGAAGAAGGGCGAGGGCCGGCTCTTCACCGCCCGCAGGGTGGTCCTCGCCGCCGGCACCTACGGCACGCAGACCCTGCTGCACCGTATGAAGGCCGGCGGCCAGCTGCCGTACCTGTCGGAGCGACTGGGCGACCTGACCCGCACCAACTCCGAGGCCCTGGTCGGCGCGCAGACCGACAACCGCCGCTACCGCAGGGCGACCGGCGAGCCGCGGGCCGACTTCACGCGCGGTGTCGCCATCACGTCCTCGATCCACCCCGACGAGAACACCCACATCGAGCCGGTCCGCTACGGCAAGGGCTCGAACTCCATGGGCGGCCTGTCGATCCTCCAGGTGCCCTACGCCGAGGGCTCCTCCCGGGCCCTGGCCTGGCTGGCGAACGCGGCCCGGCACCCGCTCCTGGTCCTGCGCTCCCTCTCCAACCGGCGCTGGTCCGAGCGGACCATCATCGGCCTGGTCATGCAGTCGCTGGACAACTCCCTGACGACGTACCTGAAGCCCGGCGGCGTCGGCAAGGGCCTGCTGACGGCCCGCCAGGGCCACGGCGCCCCCAACCCGAAGCAGATCAAGGCCGCCACGGAGGCGGCCACCGCGCTCGCCGCCGAGATCAACGGTTTCGCTGGCAGCAACGTGGGCGAGCTGATGGGCACGCCGCTGACCGCGCACTTCCTCGGCGGCTGCCCCATCGGCGACTCCGCGGAGACGGGAGTGATCGACCCGTACCACCGCGTCTACGGCCACCCCGGCATCTCGGTCGTGGACGGCGCCGCCGTCTCGGCCAACCTGGGCGTGAACCCCTCGCTGACGATCACCGCGCAGGCCGAGCGCGCGATGTCCTTCTGGCCGAACAAGGGCGAGGAGGATCCGCGTCCGGCGCCGGGAGCGGCGTACGAGCGGCTGAAGCCGGTGGAGCCGCAGGCCCCGGCGGTCCCGGCGGAGGCGTTCGGCGCGCTGCGCCTGCCGTTCCTGGGGATGCCGGCGGTACCGCCGAAGAAGTAG
- a CDS encoding succinic semialdehyde dehydrogenase, which translates to MTDTQAPDSTGTNPLAPAPEGARTAADVVTPELVAQLTKGVVGSGRTANHTPFTGEKLADLPESTPEDVLQAFEAARTAQAVWEKTPVRQRAAVLLRFHDLVLERQAEVLDLIQLETGKARLHAHEEVQAVAVAARHYGRKAPAYLRPKRHTGAVPTLTKVTELRHPRGVVGQIAPWNYPLELSVGDALPAFVTGNAVVMKPDTETCLTALWARDLLIEAGLPEGVFQVVLGEGPVVGPEVVRHADYVSFTGSTRTGREVAQGAAARLVGVSLELGGKNAMLVLDDADIEKAAAGAVRACFSSAGQLCISIERLYVHESVADAFLERFAARTRAMRLGNSLAYGADMGSLVGERQLKTVERHVEEAVSKGAKVVAGGKARPDIGPYFFEPTILDGVEDSMAVCEEETFGPVVSVYRFSSEDEAVERANGTPYGLNSSVWTKNPRRGREVAARLRTGTVNVNEGYAPAYGSVQSPMGGMKDSGLGRRHGSEGILKYTEAQTVAQQRLLPMAPSLGMDDEGYARFMSTSLRLMKAFRFR; encoded by the coding sequence ATGACGGACACGCAGGCCCCGGACAGCACCGGCACCAACCCCCTCGCGCCCGCACCCGAAGGCGCCCGCACCGCCGCCGACGTGGTCACCCCGGAGCTGGTCGCCCAGCTCACCAAGGGCGTCGTCGGCTCCGGCCGTACGGCCAACCACACCCCGTTCACCGGCGAGAAGCTGGCCGACCTGCCCGAGTCCACGCCCGAGGACGTGCTCCAGGCCTTCGAGGCCGCGCGCACCGCCCAGGCCGTGTGGGAGAAGACCCCGGTACGGCAGCGGGCCGCGGTCCTGCTCCGCTTCCACGACCTGGTGCTGGAACGCCAGGCCGAGGTGCTCGACCTCATCCAGCTGGAGACCGGCAAGGCCCGCCTGCACGCGCACGAGGAGGTGCAGGCCGTCGCGGTCGCGGCCCGCCACTACGGCCGCAAGGCCCCCGCCTATCTGCGGCCCAAGCGGCACACCGGCGCCGTCCCCACGCTCACGAAGGTCACCGAACTGCGCCACCCGCGCGGGGTGGTGGGCCAGATCGCCCCCTGGAACTACCCCCTGGAGCTGTCCGTCGGCGACGCGCTGCCCGCCTTCGTCACCGGCAACGCGGTCGTGATGAAGCCGGACACCGAGACCTGCCTCACCGCGCTCTGGGCGCGCGACCTGCTGATCGAGGCCGGCCTGCCCGAGGGCGTCTTCCAGGTCGTGCTCGGCGAGGGCCCGGTCGTCGGCCCGGAGGTCGTCCGGCACGCCGACTACGTCTCCTTCACCGGCTCCACCCGCACCGGGCGCGAGGTCGCGCAAGGCGCGGCGGCCCGCCTGGTCGGCGTCTCCCTCGAACTCGGCGGCAAGAACGCCATGCTGGTGCTGGACGACGCCGACATCGAGAAGGCCGCCGCCGGCGCCGTACGCGCCTGCTTCTCCTCGGCCGGACAGCTCTGCATCTCCATCGAGCGGCTGTACGTCCACGAGTCGGTCGCCGACGCCTTCCTGGAGCGCTTCGCCGCCCGCACCCGGGCCATGCGGCTCGGCAACTCCCTCGCCTACGGCGCCGACATGGGCTCGCTGGTCGGCGAGCGCCAGCTGAAGACCGTCGAACGGCACGTCGAGGAGGCCGTGTCGAAGGGCGCCAAGGTGGTCGCGGGAGGCAAGGCCCGCCCGGACATCGGCCCGTACTTCTTCGAGCCCACCATCCTCGACGGCGTCGAGGACTCCATGGCCGTGTGCGAGGAGGAGACCTTCGGCCCGGTCGTGTCGGTCTACCGCTTCTCCTCCGAGGACGAGGCGGTCGAGCGCGCCAACGGCACGCCGTACGGCCTCAACTCCTCGGTCTGGACGAAGAACCCCCGGCGCGGCCGCGAGGTCGCCGCCCGCCTGCGCACCGGCACGGTCAACGTCAACGAGGGCTACGCGCCCGCCTACGGCAGCGTCCAGTCCCCGATGGGCGGCATGAAGGACTCCGGCCTAGGCCGCCGCCACGGCTCCGAGGGCATCCTCAAGTACACCGAGGCCCAGACCGTGGCCCAGCAGCGCCTGCTGCCGATGGCGCCGTCGCTGGGCATGGACGACGAGGGCTACGCCCGCTTCATGAGCACGAGTCTCCGCCTGATGAAGGCATTCCGGTTCAGGTAA
- a CDS encoding protein kinase, which translates to MSGDGEHPPDARLIGGRYRLTGRLGAGPAGTVWRARDEQVPGREVAVKEPLLPGDPAADEDCRRIAHRLYREARAAARVRHPSAVAVCDVVTEGQVPWIVMELVAGESLQEALRRGPLPPAEAARIGLAVLGALRAAHAVGIVHRDVKPANVLLESGTGRVVVTDFGTGDGHPGDAPAGFVAPERTGPGAGPAADLWSLGALLRAALGDTDPGPLGPLLDRLHADEPAARPGAEEVTAALRTYLGVGPVRDPAPDPAQAPAPDPEPEATSPEPEAASDPASGSAPAPAPASGSAPAPAPRRRTPRTALGLLLAKKAGFE; encoded by the coding sequence ATGAGTGGAGACGGCGAACACCCGCCCGACGCACGTCTGATCGGTGGCCGCTACCGGCTCACCGGGCGCCTCGGGGCCGGGCCCGCCGGGACCGTCTGGCGGGCCCGGGACGAACAGGTGCCGGGCCGCGAGGTCGCCGTCAAGGAGCCGCTGCTGCCCGGCGATCCGGCCGCCGACGAGGACTGCCGCCGCATCGCCCACCGGCTCTACCGCGAGGCCCGCGCCGCGGCTCGGGTGCGCCATCCCTCCGCCGTCGCGGTGTGCGACGTCGTCACCGAGGGTCAAGTCCCCTGGATCGTCATGGAGTTGGTGGCGGGCGAGTCGCTGCAGGAGGCCCTGCGCCGCGGCCCCCTCCCGCCGGCCGAGGCCGCCCGGATCGGGCTCGCCGTCCTCGGTGCGCTGCGCGCCGCGCACGCCGTCGGCATCGTGCACCGGGACGTGAAGCCGGCCAACGTCCTGCTGGAGTCCGGCACCGGGCGGGTGGTCGTCACCGACTTCGGGACCGGTGACGGACATCCGGGGGACGCGCCCGCCGGTTTCGTCGCCCCCGAGCGCACGGGCCCCGGCGCCGGCCCCGCCGCCGACCTGTGGTCCCTGGGCGCCCTGCTCCGCGCCGCCCTGGGGGACACGGATCCCGGCCCACTGGGCCCCCTGCTGGACCGACTGCACGCCGACGAGCCGGCGGCGCGTCCCGGCGCGGAGGAGGTCACGGCGGCACTGCGGACGTACCTGGGCGTCGGGCCCGTACGAGATCCGGCCCCGGACCCGGCGCAGGCCCCCGCCCCGGATCCTGAGCCGGAAGCCACATCTCCTGAGCCGGAAGCCGCATCCGACCCCGCCTCCGGATCCGCACCCGCACCGGCACCCGCGTCCGGATCTGCACCGGCACCCGCCCCCCGTCGCCGTACCCCGCGCACCGCGCTCGGGCTGCTGCTGGCGAAAAAAGCCGGATTCGAATGA
- a CDS encoding serine/threonine-protein kinase has product MSSDGGAGQGADETTSYLLQPPKRDPDAAPHAPSDVRPGPLPPQRQEAGDGRLIAGRYRLLGKLGHGGMGTVWRAQDETVDREVAVKEPRLPDHLPEQERANAFERMRREARAAARLDHPAVVNVHDVAVVDDRPWIVMELVHGRSLGDVLGEGTLGAREAARIGLQVLGALQAAHAAGVLHRDVKPDNVLLGRYDRVVLTDFGIARIEGDTRLTDTGGFVGSPEYIAPERVLGQRPGPASDLWSLGVLLYAATEGVSPFRRSNTPATLQSVLNSTPAAPASASGPLAEVIEGLLRKDPAHRLPADRVRALLEEATSPPVPTRQVVRVSAPAAPVRRLGRAVWLGAGALLAAAAVAAYLVLADPFAGPLPAGWAQQPEARLGATVAVPAGYRAVRPAKDAPDKNWVTYEDWSGGVWITLSLARKSQDSLNEIKNSARSQMYADDEKFRSSGEYTLAMPAGARTHPDDTATYHGKEAAENTAVYTTNDSQNPRPRELRIFYYRTTAGDMYRLTVGYPGRGDFTARGREVAKAAIANLGIDKL; this is encoded by the coding sequence ATGAGCAGTGACGGGGGAGCCGGCCAGGGAGCCGACGAAACGACGAGTTACCTTCTGCAACCGCCGAAGCGGGACCCGGACGCAGCGCCGCACGCGCCGTCGGACGTCCGGCCCGGCCCCCTCCCGCCCCAGCGGCAGGAGGCGGGCGACGGGCGGCTCATCGCCGGCCGGTACCGGCTGCTGGGCAAGCTGGGCCACGGCGGGATGGGCACCGTGTGGCGGGCCCAGGACGAGACGGTGGACCGGGAGGTCGCCGTCAAGGAGCCCCGGCTGCCCGACCACCTTCCCGAACAGGAACGCGCCAACGCCTTCGAGCGCATGCGCCGCGAGGCCCGCGCGGCGGCCCGGCTGGACCATCCGGCGGTGGTGAACGTCCACGACGTCGCGGTGGTCGACGACCGGCCCTGGATCGTGATGGAGCTGGTGCACGGCCGCAGCCTCGGCGACGTCCTCGGTGAGGGCACGCTCGGCGCGCGCGAGGCGGCCCGGATCGGCCTCCAGGTGCTCGGCGCGCTGCAGGCGGCGCACGCGGCGGGCGTCCTGCACCGGGACGTCAAGCCCGACAACGTCCTGCTCGGCCGGTACGACCGGGTGGTCCTCACGGACTTCGGGATCGCCCGGATCGAGGGCGACACCCGGCTCACCGACACCGGCGGCTTCGTCGGCTCGCCCGAGTACATCGCCCCGGAACGGGTGCTGGGGCAGCGGCCGGGGCCGGCGAGCGACCTGTGGTCCCTCGGGGTGCTGCTCTACGCGGCCACGGAGGGCGTCTCGCCGTTCCGCCGCAGCAACACCCCGGCCACCCTCCAGTCCGTGCTCAACTCCACCCCGGCCGCGCCCGCGTCCGCCTCCGGCCCGCTGGCCGAGGTCATCGAGGGGCTGCTCCGGAAGGACCCCGCGCACCGGCTCCCGGCGGACCGGGTCCGCGCGCTGCTGGAGGAGGCGACGAGCCCCCCGGTGCCCACCCGGCAGGTCGTCCGGGTGTCCGCCCCCGCCGCGCCCGTCCGGCGCCTCGGCCGTGCCGTGTGGCTCGGCGCGGGCGCGCTGCTGGCCGCGGCCGCGGTGGCGGCGTACCTGGTGCTGGCCGATCCCTTCGCGGGCCCGCTGCCCGCCGGCTGGGCGCAGCAGCCGGAGGCGAGGCTGGGCGCCACCGTCGCCGTGCCCGCGGGCTACCGGGCCGTCCGGCCCGCCAAGGACGCCCCCGACAAGAACTGGGTGACGTACGAGGACTGGAGCGGTGGCGTCTGGATCACGCTGTCGCTGGCCAGGAAGTCGCAGGACTCCCTGAACGAGATCAAGAACAGCGCGCGGTCCCAGATGTACGCCGACGACGAGAAGTTCCGCAGCTCGGGCGAGTACACCCTCGCCATGCCCGCGGGTGCGCGGACACACCCGGACGACACCGCGACGTACCACGGCAAGGAGGCCGCGGAGAACACCGCCGTGTACACGACCAACGACAGCCAGAACCCCCGCCCGCGCGAACTCCGGATCTTCTACTACCGGACCACTGCCGGAGACATGTACCGACTCACCGTCGGCTACCCGGGCAGGGGCGACTTCACGGCCCGCGGCCGTGAGGTGGCCAAGGCGGCGATCGCGAACCTGGGCATCGACAAGCTCTGA